In a single window of the Gemmatimonadales bacterium genome:
- a CDS encoding AAA family ATPase gives MIALPTILLVGPTGVGKSTAVLRALKNNAFYVAAERGALSIARNPAIYTGPAPDVVECVTTRAPWIEVLRAVRQGCEGVRVGKYSAIVIDTISSLADREYDYLVATENSGHGREWNMLAAHVRPIVNEAIAAEAIVVCVAHQKDVGEKEPKIKLPRLPGKLGEEVVPSLFDVVVRLDWGAGPNGEAVRMLRCQPRPRWADKDRHGVVIDGEVIGEDGILPLIRRCVQRARGQAVDMPAAGAGANGAAKGLDL, from the coding sequence ATGATCGCACTACCTACCATTCTGCTTGTCGGCCCGACCGGGGTGGGCAAGTCCACGGCTGTACTGCGCGCGCTCAAGAACAACGCGTTCTACGTGGCGGCCGAGCGCGGCGCGCTGTCGATCGCGCGCAACCCGGCGATCTACACGGGGCCGGCGCCCGACGTCGTAGAGTGCGTGACCACGCGCGCGCCGTGGATCGAGGTGCTGCGCGCGGTGCGGCAGGGCTGCGAAGGCGTGCGCGTCGGCAAGTACAGCGCGATCGTGATCGACACGATCTCAAGCCTGGCCGATCGCGAGTACGACTACCTCGTGGCGACCGAAAACTCGGGCCACGGGCGCGAGTGGAACATGCTCGCGGCGCACGTGCGACCGATCGTCAACGAGGCGATCGCGGCCGAGGCGATCGTGGTGTGCGTCGCGCACCAGAAGGACGTGGGCGAGAAGGAACCGAAGATCAAGCTGCCCAGGCTGCCGGGCAAGCTGGGCGAGGAAGTGGTGCCGAGCCTGTTCGACGTGGTGGTGCGGCTGGATTGGGGAGCGGGGCCGAACGGCGAGGCGGTGAGGATGCTGCGCTGCCAGCCGCGCCCTCGGTGGGCCGACAAGGATCGGCACGGGGTCGTGATCGACGGCGAGGTGATCGGGGAGGACGGGATCCTGCCCCTGATCCGGCGTTGCGTGCAGCGCGCGCGCGGGCAGGCGGTGGACATGCCGGCGGC